The stretch of DNA CCTTTGCCTTTCGGTGCCCGGAGATGTTAGAGCAGCAGCTTCAGGTATTCGAGGTCGACCATCCCGCCACGCAAGCCTTCAAACGCTGTCGCCTTGCTGAGTTAAGCTGGGAGCTTCCAGTGCAACTGCACTTCGTTCCGGTGGATTTCACAAAGGAGAATCTGTCAGCGGCACTCACACGCTCATCGTATGACCCAAAGGCACTAAGCTTCTTTAGCTGGCTGGGCGTCACCTATTACCTATCCCGCGAAGCGGTGTTCGCCACATTACGTGCCTTCGCCGATGTCGCCCCTGCAGGCAGCACTGTCATTTTCGACTACATTGATTCTGACGCATTTGTTCCCGGGAGAGTGGCCGAACGCCTTCAAGTGGCTATAGAGAAAGCGCGGCAGTGGGGCGAGCCAATGACCACGGGATTTGACCCGTCTATGCTTACTTCAGACCTCGTAAATCTAGGCTTACGTCTCCATGAAGACTTGAGCCCGTCCGATATCCAGGGGCGCTACTTCCAGGGACGCACGGACGGCTATTATGCGTGCGAGCATGTGCACTTTGCGAGGGCAGTGGTCGCTTAATACTCCCGAAGCCGATAAATTTCTGGTTCGCGGGCGACCGGATTACATCGGCGGATTGAGCGGGTTTTATAATCTGAATTGGCATGCCACCCTGAATACGGCTGAGAGTATTCGATCGGGAAAACCACAGGCCAAAATCGATTATCACACCTTGCCGGAAGAAGAATTATTGAGATTTTTCCGAAGACAGGTTCACAGCAGTCTCAGGGGCGGAAAAGAGATCGCGGAAAAACTGGATTTTTCAGAATTTGAAAAGCTTCTTGATGTCGGGGGCGGTACAGGGGGTGTATCAATTGCCATTTGCAATAAATACCCTCAAATCAAAGCAACGGTTGCGGATTTACCGCAGGTGGCGCAATTGGCCGAACGTTTCATAGCGGAAGCCGGCATGTCCGACAGAATCAGTGTATCGGCAACCGATCTTTGTCTGAATTCACCCGAAGGGAAATATGATGTTGCAATTCTTCGGGCTTTCATTCAAACGCTTTCGAAGGAACAGGCGCAGATGTCTTTAAAGTGTATCAGTCAGTCCCTGGTACCGGGAGGCCGGATTCTTATCTTCGGAAGCGTTTTAGACAATTCCTGCCTGGCACCCTCGGCATCATTGGCTTTTGGTCTGGCTTCCTTGAATGTCTACGATTATGGAAAAGCTTATACGGAGAAAGAGTATCAAGAAATGCTCGTGAATGCAGGGTTTACGGATATTACTGTAGGACATGACGCGCTTGTTGACGGTATGGGTATTGTCAGTGCGAAAAAGCATTGAAACTTTATTTTGAGTAAGCACCAAAAGCTGGCTGTTGTATTTTGGTTGCTAAGCGCTGTATCTATGATGTTTGGGCAAGCAGGCAAAACATATAAGCATCATATCCCCGAAAACCGAAAACATCCCCGCCGTTCAGGCCTGAGGCAAGGGCCGAAGAACGGGCGGGGATGTGTTATTAGTCGATCTCCCTTTTCAGTGCATCAAAGCAAGCCTTTGCATCCGGTGAGAACTCGTGAAAGTTGATAAGTTTTTCGCACGGCTGTTCATCGCAAATAGCGCAGTTTTCCAGGCCCCTTTCGCTGCAGCACTGCCTGATCCCGCAAGTCCGGCAAAAGTCGAGCAACCTTCCTCCTACAGTAAGACATCCGTCGCAGTTGATCTCTTCGGGCTTCACATCTAACCCGAACTTCTCAGCCAACAAAGCCGAAGTCTTTTCCCTGGCGGCGTCATCATTGTTTTTGGTGGCCAAAAACGATGGGCAGTTAGAGCAGACAAGCCCGCAATAAGCGATCATTTTAGACATGTAGAATTTCTCCTTTCCTGTGTTTTTTTATTTCTTTTACGAAATGTTTTTTATTTACGTCAACTGTTTGATTAATTGTATCATTATGGTAAAGTTGTTGCATACGAAGCTTCCGATAATACTAATCGCTTTTATTAATAGGATAGAAGAAGGTCGGGGAAATGGAAATACGTCAGTTAAAAGCTTTTGTTGCGGTAGCAAAGCTGTACAGTTTTACCCGGGCGGCGGAATTGCTTGACTATGCCCAGTCCAGTATAACGGCGCAGGTGGGTTCCCTAGAAGATGAATTAAGTACAAAGCTTTTTGAAAGGCTGGGCCGGCAGGTCGTACTAACCAAAGACGGGGAAAAGCTGTTGCCTTATGCCGAACAAATTCTCAAGCTGACCTCGGAAGCAAAGGAATTGGTTTCCAGTTCGGCAGTTCCAAGGGGAGCGTTATCTGTAGGGGCAGTGGAAACGCTTTGCAGTGTCAATATTTGCAGCAGCTTTACTAATCGGATTATTCAATTATTATCAGTCAAAAAAGCTAATGAAAGAGAGCATTGCAAAAAGGCTGGGTTTTGCAATGGGTATTATTACCGCCCCATGGTTCTTTCTTTTTCCTGATATGTTTTATTGAGGACAGGTTGAGAATTAGAAAAAGTGATACCTAACATGACGCGTTTGTTGGTAAGGGTAGATTCAGCATGTTTTTTCGCTTGCTATAGTTTCAAGTTATGTATATACTAACTATAAAATATGTATATACAGGAGGAGATAAATGATGGAAACTAAATTGACACCTATTAGATTTCCTACCGATCTTTTAACTGAACTAGATAAATATGTTGGTGATGGTAATAGAAGTAAGTTCATTATTGATGCTACACGTAAAGAATTACACAGGTTAAAACAAAGGAAGGTTATTCGTAATGTGGCGGGTATTTTTAACGAGAAGGATTATCCTGAACTAAAAACATCGGAAGACGCTTCGAACTGGGTGCGAAAGATGAGAGAAGAATCTGAAGCCAGGAGGAGAGATCTCTTTGGCGAATAATAACGGCTTTCTTTTGGATACAACCATTCTTATAGATTTGTTTCGGGGACGGCAAGAGGCCATAGATTTCCTTGATCAATTGTTACAAGAAGGATCTCTATGTGTATGCTCAATAGTGGTGGCAGAAATTTTTTCAGGTGTTCGCCCTGAAGAGCTGTCCAAGGTTGAAGAGTTTGTTGAAGCAATGAATTACTATCCTGTTGAATATAGGACAGCAAAAAGGGCAGGCTTGTATAGGCGGGATTTTAAGAGAAAAGGAATTTCCCTTAGCATATCTGACACCCTGATTGCCACTACTGCTATCGAACATTCCCTTACCTTAGTTACGAAAAACGTACGACACTTCCCTATGACAGAATTAAGTATCATTGAACATTAGAGTTTTGTTGCCAAAAGAGAATTAATCATAATCAAACCTCGAATTATATAAATTTCAGCTATTGAATAGTTTTTTTCTCGACATAGCCCCAACGACCATAGTGTTATGTTACCAAACCATGGTCGGTGCTATAGGATTTCTTCCCGCGCTTTGGCTGTTGCCTGGGTGCGGTTTTAACATTCAGCTTTGAATAAATATTATTTGCGTGCCACTTGACCGTGCCCACAGTGATGTGCAGCTTTCGAGCAATATCGGCATTGGATAAGCTTGCGGCTATTAGCGCCATTATTTCCAGTTCGCGCTCGCTTAACGGCTCAATTGGTCCAACTCCCGGGTAACCAGCATTGCTTTGTTCCGGTGGTGGAGTAGTTTGATCAGATTTGCAGTAATCAAATGCTTTTAACAGATGATCCACGAAAACCGGTGACAAGTAACGCACTTCCCGAAGTAACAGAGCGACATCCGGGCCTTCATCCAGGAAGGTGCGGAAATAACCTTCCGGGGCGGCAAGTTTGACAGCTTCCTCAACATAGGGGATAGCTTGTTTGATATCGGTTAATGCCATTTGGACCAGAGCCTGGAGGATTAGAACCGTTATCAGGCTGCCATACCGCTTCCTTTCCCTGGCGAACCGTTCCAGGTTACGTGGCTTGTTTTACAATGCTGCTGAAAAATCCGAAATTAAAAGTAAACAATTAAGTATGGTGTCCCGAAATCTGGATTACTCGTTTATAAAATGAATATTGTGTTCCGTGCTTTCGTCCGTATCAATCTGAAGGTCTTCCGGTATTCGCAGATAGAGAAGCGTATCGTCAAGAAAAAAGTGGTCCGTTCTCGTGGTCGAAAAACCCATCCCGGTAAACTGAGCCATGGTGAAGTCATGATAAAACCGGACCGCCTCCAGATGAATCCTTTCCGGCTGAATTATTTCTAACTGATTACCTTTCAGCCGAATATCCGGCGGATTAGCCAGCGTTAAACGGTCTGGTGATTTTGGCGCGTAGCTTAATACTTCCAGCTTGCCGTCGTGGACATCTTTTCTCTCCACGGCAATGAGAGTAGAATACCGTTCATAATCCGGGGCCGTTATTTTCAGGTGTTCTTCCTGATAATCAAAATTCCACCGGGCAATGATCTCGGCGCCTTCGTACTTGCTTAACCGGCCCTCATGGAGCGCATCGTAAAACGCATTGAGCTGGGGGTCATGATAAGAATACTGTCCCGGCCCGATCTCAACGACTTCGACCGGCTCTGGCGCACCAGGTTTCGCAATCGCGTAAAACACAGGGACGGAGACAAATAAAAGGGCCATATAAAAGCCGACCACCAGGCGGGTCTTACCCGGGGAAATGCGGACTTTGCTGAAGGCAACAAACGCAATGATAATCAGCAAAAGGAACAGCAGGGTTATCAACGAAGCCATCATTGCCATTTCCTGACCTCCATTCTATTGAACAACAGAATTACACATCCAAAAATAATGGCCGATACAAGGACAACTTTCAGGGCGAGGAGCGCGTGGGAACTCTCTGTGGAAAACCATTCAATGGCGCTGATCAGTGTGTGGGCCTCGCCGGTGCTTCGGGCCTCCACAAACAATGTGCCAAAAAACAGACCCGGTAGCAGCACAACAAAAGCAGGGTGCCGTTGCGTCAGCATGCCGACAGAATAGCCGATGATGCTGAGAAGCGCTGCATAGAGGGTGGCGGCGAAGATGCCGCTCAGCAAAGCAGACGGCGCAATCCAAAAGGCGGGACCGGCATCCACGCCGCCATGGGAAAAAAACAAGACCACACGCAACAGTAGGCCGCATAATGTGGCGGTAACCCCGCCGATGACGGCGGCGGTGAGCAGAAAGGCCAGGCTGGAAAGGTGGCTGCTCAGTCTGTTTGAGACAAAGGTGAAGTCCGTTTTGAACCCGTTGTTAGCCATACTGATTCCGATACTAAAAGCCCAGATTAAAGTAAAGACAATGATCATATCGCCGGTGATATATTTTATGGTGTAAAATATGCCCTGACTGCTACCTCCCGAGGAGCCGCCCACGCCATTAAGGGAGAGGAGAAACGCCAGCAACTGCACCGCAATCAAGGTGAAGAACAGGCCCGCGTGGGCTTTTGTTTTGTAGTGATACTGCGTTTTCACTACGGTCAGTGCGCTAGTTTCGGTCAAAGACATCATCAATCCCTCCTTTGTTCCGCGCCGTCAGGTACACACAGAGATCGTCGGTGCCCACCGGTGAAACTGCCACGCCTTCGAGGCGGGCCTTTTGCAGTTCCTCTTCTGCAAATTGGTTGCGGACGGCCAGATACACGCTGTCCTTCCCCAGCTTTTTACGGTGGAAGACCTCGGCTTTTCCGGCCATCTCCACAATAGTTTCTTCTTTGCCCTGCAGTCCGACGGCGTATTCTTTCAACTCATCGATAGGCATATGTAGGCATTTTTCGCCGTCTTTGATCAGTAAAAGATCATCTAAAATGTCGTTGATTTCATTTAATAAGTGACTGGATAGAATGACGGTACGCGGGTGTTGCATGAAGTCTTTTAACAGTGCCCGGTAAAAATCTTTCCGCACCGCCGCGTCCATGCCGGTGGTTGGTTCATCAAAGATGGTCAGCGGACAGCGGGCGGCGAGGCCGAGAATCGCATTAAACGCGCTGCGCATGCCTTTGGAAAGCTTGCTGTGGTATTGTCCGGAATGCAGATTGAAGTATGCGAACAGCCCCACGGCTAGTTTATGGTCCCAATGCGCATAGAAGCGGCCCGCGGATTCCAGAATTTCGCCGAGATTCATTGACGCCGGTAAGACCATGTTTTCATCCACAAAAATCATGTTGGCGGAAACCTTGATATTGTTAAATGGGTTTTCCGAGAAAACCTGAATACTGCCTGCATTAGGGAGCAGGTATCCGGCAATCATCTTCAGCAGCGTTGTTTTCCCGGCGCCGTTTCGTCCGATGAGCCCTGTGATCGTATTGGGTCTCAGCGTAAAAGACAGGTTATTGACCGCCGTGGTTCGCCCAAATGCTTTTGTCAGCCCGCTGCACTCAACGACATTCATTCATGATCCCTCCTCCGTTGCGCCTGAAGGTCGGTCGTTCTTATCATACTGATTAATTCGTCTTCATCAACGTCCAGGCGCTTTGCTTCGGCGACCAACTCCAATACCAGTTGCTTTAGGTTGCGGTTTATTCGTTTGCTGCGAATGGCTGCTCTGGCGTGGGAAGACACAAACATGCCAAGCCCCCTTTTCTTGTACAAGAGTTTTTCGTTGGCCAGAATGTTCAACCCTTTGGCAGCGGTGGCCGGGTTGATGTTGAACATGTCCGCTAATTGGTACTGGGAATACATTTTTTCATCGCCCGCGATGTTGCCGTTTAGAATCTCCGTTTCCAGCCATTCTGCAATCTGGACATAAATTGGCTTCAGACTGTCTGTATCCAGCAGCAAACGATCACCTCCCCGTCGCCTTGGTAGTATAGTGCATTACATCTGTAATGCACTATACTACGGTCTCTGCTTTGCTGTCAATAGAAAAATGCTGATAAATCATATTTCTCTCCCCTGGAAAACTGCGGTTTTGACCGAGGGATTAAGGTTATTTAATGGACCATGATTTGAAAAATATTTGGGATAACAGTAAAGTATTGATTAAGTACCGTTTTTCCCGGGAAAGGCAGGCTTTTAAGAAGGGTAAGTGCGGCGCCAAGCTAGGACCAAAACCTCCCGAGCATTAGCGGTTCGGTGCTACGTGCCTTTATACAAAGGTCCTCTTGATCTCCCGTTGATAAAAAAATAAAGCAGCGTTAACGGCAACATGTGACCATTGAAACGTACTGGTTATAGAATCGGCCAGAGAGTTGGTGATGATTAATGTCAGATAATATATAACAAAAACAAGCTAATTTGCTTGAATATATTTACTTTTTGTTGTATTATTAAATCTAATTTATGTGATAAAAATCACATAAATTAGATTTAATAATGGGAAGTGATTGTTTTGGAGAGATTAATTTTAGATGATTTGTTGCAATGGAAACAATCAAGATACAGGAAACCGTTGATGTTAAAAGGAGTTCGCCAGGTTGGGAAAACGTGGATATTAAACGAATTCGGTAGACGATACTATGATAACATTGCTTACTTTAACTTTGATGAGCAGGAAGAATTAGTATCTTTTTTTGAAACGACCAAAGATGTGAAAAGAATTTTACAAAACTTAACGATGGTGAATGGCTCACCAATTTTGACGGAAAAAACCTTAATTATATTTGATGAGATACAGGAGTGCAACAAGGCACTCAATACACTAAAGTATTTCTGCGAGAAAGCGCCGGAGTATCATATAGCCTGTGCAGGTTCGCTTTTAGGAATTACCCTGTCCAAGCCTTCATCATTTCCTGTAGGTAAAGTTGACTTTATGACTATCAATCCAATGAGCTTTACTGAATTTTTAATCGCCAATGGTGACGAAAATTTAGTGGATTATATGGAAAGTATTGATGTAATTGAACCGATACCCGAAATATTTTTTAATCCATTGCAAGAGAAGCTTAAAATGTATTTTATAACGGGGGGTATGCCCGAAGCTGTTCGCTCCTGGACGGAAGAAAGGGATACAGGACTTGTTCAAACCACATTAAAAAATATTTTAAATGCATATGAACTTGATTTTTCTAAACATGCCGAAATAAAAGATATTGCAAAGCTGGGGTTGATATGGAATTCCATTCCTTCACAACTCGCCAGAGAAAACAAGAAATTCTTATATAGTGCAGTAAAAGAAGGTGCAAGGGCGAGAGAATATGAAGATGCATTGACCTGGCTGTGCAATGCAGGTATGGCATACAAGATATATAGAAGTGCAAAACCCGGGCTTCCCATGTCTGCTTATGATGACCTGAAAGCTTTTAAATTATATGCCGTAGATACTGGACTGTTGCGTAGATTGGCACTCCTTGACCCTATTGCATTTAATGAAGGTGCCCGTCTGTTTACTGAATTTAAAGGCGCATTGACCGAAAACTTTGTATTACAAGGTTTAGCAGCGAAATACGAGGCAGTACCGAGATACTGGACATCAGGAGGACAGGCAGAAGTCGATTTCATCATCCAACGTGGGAATGATATTATTCCAATTGAGGTAAAAGCTGATCAGAATATTAACAGCAGAAGTCTCACGTTGTATGGGCAAAAATATGAAGCTGAAACAAAAATACGGTTAAGATTTTCACTTAGGAATCTGAAACAAGACGGAAACTTATTAAATATCCCGCTTTTTATGATCGATTATGTAGATAAGCTTATAGAGCTGGGAATGAAAAAAAAAGAGATATTGAGAAAGGATAAAAATCAAAAAACTTTCTCTGGAATTATTATAAGTCAGTTGACATTTAGAAGAAGTACGAAAACACATTTTTATTTTAGAAACTTCGGAACTAATTAGGGCTTGCTGAACCGAACTTATTTTAATTAAAACAGTATAATAACGGTTCTTGAAAACCCAGATTATACCGAAACAGACGCCGCATAAAAAAGAACAAAAGAACACGGAGCCTACGTTCCAAATTCATTACTAGGAACTGCAGGCAGATCACGCTTTCGGCGGTCTCTTTTAGACGTGCCATAATACGTGCCAATCCATAGCGACGCTTGCCTTCTCCGAATTTCGCTTCTACAGCATTGCGTTCGCTGGCATCTTGCCGTTCTATGCGTCTCTGTTCTCTCTGTAGTACTTTATCAATCAGTGGTCTTCCTAGCCGTGGTCCACTGAGCCGTATGTTATA from Desulfoscipio gibsoniae DSM 7213 encodes:
- a CDS encoding ABC transporter ATP-binding protein; the protein is MNVVECSGLTKAFGRTTAVNNLSFTLRPNTITGLIGRNGAGKTTLLKMIAGYLLPNAGSIQVFSENPFNNIKVSANMIFVDENMVLPASMNLGEILESAGRFYAHWDHKLAVGLFAYFNLHSGQYHSKLSKGMRSAFNAILGLAARCPLTIFDEPTTGMDAAVRKDFYRALLKDFMQHPRTVILSSHLLNEINDILDDLLLIKDGEKCLHMPIDELKEYAVGLQGKEETIVEMAGKAEVFHRKKLGKDSVYLAVRNQFAEEELQKARLEGVAVSPVGTDDLCVYLTARNKGGIDDVFDRN
- a CDS encoding helix-turn-helix domain-containing protein codes for the protein MERFARERKRYGSLITVLILQALVQMALTDIKQAIPYVEEAVKLAAPEGYFRTFLDEGPDVALLLREVRYLSPVFVDHLLKAFDYCKSDQTTPPPEQSNAGYPGVGPIEPLSERELEIMALIAASLSNADIARKLHITVGTVKWHANNIYSKLNVKTAPRQQPKRGKKSYSTDHGLVT
- a CDS encoding methyltransferase — its product is MRGQWSLNTPEADKFLVRGRPDYIGGLSGFYNLNWHATLNTAESIRSGKPQAKIDYHTLPEEELLRFFRRQVHSSLRGGKEIAEKLDFSEFEKLLDVGGGTGGVSIAICNKYPQIKATVADLPQVAQLAERFIAEAGMSDRISVSATDLCLNSPEGKYDVAILRAFIQTLSKEQAQMSLKCISQSLVPGGRILIFGSVLDNSCLAPSASLAFGLASLNVYDYGKAYTEKEYQEMLVNAGFTDITVGHDALVDGMGIVSAKKH
- a CDS encoding GntR family transcriptional regulator yields the protein MLLDTDSLKPIYVQIAEWLETEILNGNIAGDEKMYSQYQLADMFNINPATAAKGLNILANEKLLYKKRGLGMFVSSHARAAIRSKRINRNLKQLVLELVAEAKRLDVDEDELISMIRTTDLQAQRRRDHE
- a CDS encoding DUF3795 domain-containing protein, with the protein product MSKMIAYCGLVCSNCPSFLATKNNDDAAREKTSALLAEKFGLDVKPEEINCDGCLTVGGRLLDFCRTCGIRQCCSERGLENCAICDEQPCEKLINFHEFSPDAKACFDALKREID
- a CDS encoding CopG family ribbon-helix-helix protein encodes the protein MMETKLTPIRFPTDLLTELDKYVGDGNRSKFIIDATRKELHRLKQRKVIRNVAGIFNEKDYPELKTSEDASNWVRKMREESEARRRDLFGE
- a CDS encoding ATP-binding protein, whose amino-acid sequence is MERLILDDLLQWKQSRYRKPLMLKGVRQVGKTWILNEFGRRYYDNIAYFNFDEQEELVSFFETTKDVKRILQNLTMVNGSPILTEKTLIIFDEIQECNKALNTLKYFCEKAPEYHIACAGSLLGITLSKPSSFPVGKVDFMTINPMSFTEFLIANGDENLVDYMESIDVIEPIPEIFFNPLQEKLKMYFITGGMPEAVRSWTEERDTGLVQTTLKNILNAYELDFSKHAEIKDIAKLGLIWNSIPSQLARENKKFLYSAVKEGARAREYEDALTWLCNAGMAYKIYRSAKPGLPMSAYDDLKAFKLYAVDTGLLRRLALLDPIAFNEGARLFTEFKGALTENFVLQGLAAKYEAVPRYWTSGGQAEVDFIIQRGNDIIPIEVKADQNINSRSLTLYGQKYEAETKIRLRFSLRNLKQDGNLLNIPLFMIDYVDKLIELGMKKKEILRKDKNQKTFSGIIISQLTFRRSTKTHFYFRNFGTN
- a CDS encoding class I SAM-dependent methyltransferase; its protein translation is MKEQQVSRTALLMAYVRGYHTMHGVPKIFNDYLAYSLLKEEDRAFFDQQLSPPVQFIESIDPASAATCHDQASCLAWAMRSLPSTSHTISRSRYTEDALKEAVRHGVQQYVILGAGMDTFAFRCPEMLEQQLQVFEVDHPATQAFKRCRLAELSWELPVQLHFVPVDFTKENLSAALTRSSYDPKALSFFSWLGVTYYLSREAVFATLRAFADVAPAGSTVIFDYIDSDAFVPGRVAERLQVAIEKARQWGEPMTTGFDPSMLTSDLVNLGLRLHEDLSPSDIQGRYFQGRTDGYYACEHVHFARAVVA
- a CDS encoding type II toxin-antitoxin system VapC family toxin — protein: MANNNGFLLDTTILIDLFRGRQEAIDFLDQLLQEGSLCVCSIVVAEIFSGVRPEELSKVEEFVEAMNYYPVEYRTAKRAGLYRRDFKRKGISLSISDTLIATTAIEHSLTLVTKNVRHFPMTELSIIEH
- a CDS encoding LysR family transcriptional regulator, whose translation is MEIRQLKAFVAVAKLYSFTRAAELLDYAQSSITAQVGSLEDELSTKLFERLGRQVVLTKDGEKLLPYAEQILKLTSEAKELVSSSAVPRGALSVGAVETLCSVNICSSFTNRIIQLLSVKKANEREHCKKAGFCNGYYYRPMVLSFS